From Cellulomonas oligotrophica, a single genomic window includes:
- the purD gene encoding phosphoribosylamine--glycine ligase: MEILVVGTGAREHALVRTLSLDPDVSGVHVAPGNPGMAQQAQLHDVDPLDGAAVAALATSLGVDLVVVGPEAPLVAGVADAVRAAGVPVFGPSAQAARLEGSKAFAKEVMAAAGVPTAEPRVATTVDEVAAALDTFGAPYVVKDDGLAAGKGVVVTSDRDEALAHARACLEKDGAAVVVEEYLDGPEVSLFVLSDGTDVVPLVPAQDFKRAFDGDAGPNTGGMGAYSPLPWAPDDLVEQVVETVARPTVAEMARRGTPFVGVLYCGLALTSKGLRVVEFNARFGDPETQVVLARLGTPLAGVLLAAATGRLGELEPLHWRADSAVTVVVAAHGYPADPRTGDPITGLEAADTAPGVHVLHAGTAWRTTDAVGVNPLDDPLLVSAGGRVLSVVGVGETLAEARRAAYVAVDQLNLAGSHHRTDIALAAAEEQQPV; the protein is encoded by the coding sequence GTGGAGATCCTCGTCGTCGGCACCGGTGCCCGTGAGCACGCCCTCGTCCGCACGCTGTCCCTCGACCCGGACGTGAGCGGGGTGCACGTGGCGCCCGGCAACCCCGGGATGGCCCAGCAGGCGCAGCTGCACGACGTCGACCCGCTCGACGGTGCCGCGGTGGCCGCGCTCGCGACGTCGCTGGGTGTCGACCTCGTGGTCGTGGGGCCGGAGGCGCCGCTCGTCGCCGGGGTCGCCGACGCCGTGCGCGCCGCCGGGGTGCCGGTGTTCGGCCCGTCGGCGCAGGCCGCGCGCCTCGAGGGCTCCAAGGCGTTCGCCAAGGAGGTCATGGCCGCCGCGGGCGTCCCCACCGCCGAGCCGCGCGTCGCGACGACGGTCGACGAGGTCGCCGCGGCCCTGGACACGTTCGGCGCCCCGTACGTGGTGAAGGACGACGGCCTGGCCGCGGGCAAGGGCGTCGTGGTCACGTCCGACCGCGACGAGGCCCTCGCGCACGCGCGTGCCTGCCTGGAGAAGGACGGCGCCGCCGTGGTCGTCGAGGAGTACCTCGACGGACCCGAGGTGTCGCTCTTCGTGCTCAGCGACGGCACCGACGTGGTGCCGCTCGTGCCCGCGCAGGACTTCAAGCGCGCCTTCGACGGGGACGCCGGGCCGAACACCGGCGGCATGGGCGCGTACTCGCCGCTGCCGTGGGCGCCGGACGACCTCGTCGAGCAGGTCGTCGAGACGGTCGCGCGGCCCACGGTCGCGGAGATGGCGCGCCGCGGCACCCCCTTCGTCGGCGTCCTGTACTGCGGCCTGGCGCTGACCAGCAAGGGGCTGCGCGTCGTGGAGTTCAACGCGCGCTTCGGCGACCCCGAGACGCAGGTCGTCCTCGCGCGGCTCGGCACCCCGCTCGCGGGCGTCCTGCTCGCGGCCGCCACGGGGCGCCTGGGTGAGCTCGAGCCGCTGCACTGGCGTGCGGACTCCGCCGTCACCGTGGTGGTCGCTGCGCACGGGTACCCCGCGGACCCGCGCACGGGTGACCCGATCACGGGCCTGGAGGCCGCTGACACCGCTCCCGGGGTGCACGTGCTGCACGCCGGCACCGCGTGGCGGACCACGGACGCCGTGGGTGTGAACCCGCTCGACGACCCCCTGCTGGTCTCCGCCGGCGGCCGGGTGCTCTCGGTCGTGGGCGTCGGCGAGACGCTCGCCGAGGCGCGGCGCGCCGCGTACGTGGCGGTCGACCAGCTCAACCTCGCGGGCTCGCACCACCGCACCGACATCGCGCTGGCCGCGGCCGAGGAGCAGCAGCCCGTCTGA